A stretch of the Salmo salar chromosome ssa20, Ssal_v3.1, whole genome shotgun sequence genome encodes the following:
- the LOC106580778 gene encoding TLC domain-containing protein 3A, whose translation MFMLAWGTAFFPGLFFISRKVLKSAFKSWNDADVFVISERLVSSIHATLATIAGFIIATASSDVMSDRHRLTNEFVWFGAPYMAFDIYAMYLSNYHSQKVKGHEAYRNHSLLTIKLFLLRHPLLVVHHMVLLTVFMPTILFLRTGLGGDFFIGCFFMAEFSTPFVSLGKVLIQLGLEESWLHRVNGVMVLLSFFTCRVLLFPYMYWVYGQQYTIPFHKVPFHLPLHCNLANLSILAPQIYWFVLLCHKAYRLYLRQTTSKGQLAHKDGSKTD comes from the exons ATGTTTATGTTAGCTTGGGGCACTGCATTTTTCCCTGGATTGTTCTTTATATCCAGGAAAGTGCTTAAATCAGCTTTCAAAAGTTGGAATGATGCAGATGTGTTTGTGATCAGCGAAAG GTTGGTGTCCTCCATCCATGCCACTCTGGCTACTATTGCTGGGTTCATTATTGCTACTGCCTCCAGTGATGTGATGTCTGACAG GCACAGACTGACCAATGAATTTGTGTGGTTTGGCGCTCCTTACATGGCGTTTGATATTTACGCCATGTATCTGAGTAACTACCACAGTCAAAAGGTAAAAGGGCACGAGGCGTACAGAAATCACTCCCTCCTTACCATCAAGCTGTTCCTCCTCCGGCATCCCCTGCTGGTAGTCCATCACATGGTCCTCCTCACGGTCTTCATGCCCACCATTCTG TTCCTCAGGACTGGTCTAGGTGGAGACTTCTTCATTGGCTGTTTCTTCATGGCAGAATTCAGCACTCCCTTTGTCTCGTTAGGAAAGGTTCTGATCCAG TTGGGACTTGAGGAGTCATGGCTTCACAGAGTCAACGGTGTGATGGTTCTGCTGAGTTTCTTCACCTGCCGTGTCCtgctcttcccctacatgtactGGGTGTATGGTCAGCAGTACACCATTCCCTTCCACAAAGTGCCTTTCCATCTACCGCTCCACTGCAACTTAGCCAACCTATCCATACTGGCACCTCAGATCTACTGGTTTGTGCTGCTGTGTCACAAGGCCTATCGCCTCTACCTGCGTCAGACTACGTCAAAGGGTCAACTTGCTCACAAAGATGGCTCAAAAACAGATTAG
- the LOC106580777 gene encoding gem-associated protein 4, translating into MMTQDSWLSCEKTAVLQGGFLLANRLCQPASLSALQKEDWSKVGHPILQAVREICGQERGSRLSSVRWKKKIICILWSKLLGRESEEDMEIGWRENPFFSLQNSLPDINRTVMFELVKLTGFSQIYAQLLLCLPSAHLSAELEKLVQHVTRNSTEEDVRVLLEVWWELWKGRGGRQEEDDLDKVFTNRWTSLTYTTGLSPQAAKRFKSDPDTPTSPSSTTDVLSILFHALEEMKGHLSTSDLCYRALSNCLDSLYTSHLIDQAIILPAEVQLQSLTSAVTVRKRHAGIEKFDLVQVISEAQCDLKAAHTPSQFKPCGMTLMQALQTVSQLTQTWEKRGLLEMTDSGDPSDLTRRLKNSLARVLESLEERSMSETMDEGEQQTLNNVHSTLRGLLVSLSFPDTESNAGEMAHIAVAIINHRLEGFQDFTMLFATELSWSLSMEEWISCLEKNKNAFQRKDIVMKLVSTLIAKCQMDSEVEHCRKLKDIIVNIFAELPLPEKNTTLAEMLTCSKRGLQGSLPLAVTEGFSEELNMTLNCIIQGGAVQNNLSLAVAAIARVAFQNPEATLRRCCHLAVVNHGAHSLLSKILQQLSGLRGGDPGCTEGTGSSAGSLLCSCLQDTAMTKLSSAKEEDQFLHFLVALMQPSISESSERGQSFLHPEEVVCAFVLPHLSPSSGYSTCSLELCLRLLHSAFSLESQDPSPHWVMNCSPFPLLYVLCQILNEGCRCWELPVEGAPRHLSMESKEMLVTVLTALGKVVGREVASAPNTWSRALFWLYNKVEALDWTVRFHLKVVWGDHFKNEVPSSLLAVCELPEQEWSGLKLAQYGQGTGLLAWMECCALSDEVQDTMLTSLALDQHRPDDVNMFSKGLLVAVTQTLPWCTVAEWGRLLRAMRELLRSGRLHVPYSLEYVDFLPLLDLRAFSCELRLSVLLLRVLQLLCGSSCKDWLPCQGWAHVGRLYASATRELIDSLRGKLSPSSSNTSPKDPKEERLATTTASQEVLFVLSQLFCHVQHVQVMMPGGQCESLFLCALEILTHYEAVLAAHPSSSSHLETENTRHFFTTITDNLESAEMKAVLHQKIAQLSSSG; encoded by the coding sequence ATTCCTGGCTGAGCTGTGAGAAGACTGCCGTTCTCCAGGGAGGCTTTCTGTTGGCCAACAGGCTGTGCCAGCCAGCGTCACTCAGTGCCCTACAGAAGGAGGACTGGAGTAAGGTTGGCCACCCAATTCTACAGGCTGTCAGAGAAATCTGTGGGCAGGAGCGAGGTAGCCGTCTGAGCAGTGTCCGCTGGAAGAAGAAAATCATCTGCATCTTATGGAGCAAATTACTGGGGAGGGAGAGCGAAGAGGACATGGAAATCGGCTGGAGGGAGAATCCATTCTTCTCTCTGCAGAACAGCCTACCTGACATTAACCGAACAGTGATGTTTGAGCTGGTCAAGTTGACAGGCTTCTCTCAGATCTACGCCCAGCTGCTGCTTTGCCTCCCATCGGCCCACCTGAGTGCAGAGCTAGAGAAGCTAGTTCAACACGTTACCCGAAACAGCACTGAGGAGGATGTCCGTGTCCTGCTGGAGGTGTGGTGGGAGCTGTGGAAGGGCAGGGGGGGAAGGCAAGAGGAGGATGACCTAGATAAGGTCTTTACTAACCGGTGGACCAGCCTCACCTACACCACCGGCCTTTCACCTCAGGCTGCCAAGAGGTTCAAGTCAGACCCAGACACCCCAACATCACCATCGTCCACCACTGATGTGCTGTCCATTCTTTTTCATGCTCTGGAGGAGATGAAAGGGCATCTGAGCACCTCTGACCTTTGCTACCGTGCCCTATCCAACTGCCTCGACTCCCTGTACACCTCACATCTGATAGACCAAGCTATCATCCTCCCAGCTGAGGTGCAACTTCAGAGCCTGACCAGTGCAGTGACTGTCAGAAAGAGGCATGCTGGGATAGAGAAGTTTGACCTGGTCCAGGTGATAAGCGAGGCCCAATGTGACCTGAAGGCAGCCCACACACCCTCTCAGTTTAAACCCTGTGGAATGACACTAATGCAAGCCCTGCAGACCGTCTCACAGCTCACTCAGACCTGGGAGAAGAGAGGGCTGCTGGAGATGACCGACAGCGGGGACCCCAGTGACTTGACACGCCGTTTGAAGAACAGTCTGGCCAGAGTGCTTGAGTCCCTAGAGGAACGGTCCATGTCTGAGACCATGGATGAGGGTGAGCAGCAGACACTGAACAATGTGCATAGCACTTTGAGAGGCTTGTTAGTCTCACTGTCCTTCCCCGACACAGAGAGCAACGCTGGGGAAATGGCCCACATTGCCGTAGCCATCATTAACCACCGCTTGGAGGGCTTCCAAGATTTCACTATGCTATTTGCCACTGAACTGAGCTGGTCCCTGAGCATGGAGGAGTGGATCAGCTGTCTGGAGAAAAACAAAAACGCATTCCAGCGAAAGGATATTGTCATGAAATTAGTCTCCACTCTCATTGCAAAGTGCCAAATGGATAGTGAAGTAGAGCACTGCAGAAAGCTGAAGGACATTATTGTGAACATTTTCGCAGAGCTCCCCTTACCTGAGAAAAACACAACATTAGCGGAAATGTTAACCTGCTCCAAGAGGGGTCTCCAGGGCTCTCTGCCCCTGGCTGTGACGGAGGGCTTTAGTGAGGAGCTCAACATGACGTTAAACTGCATCATCCAGGGGGGAGCGGTGCAGAACAACCTCAGCTTGGCCGTGGCCGCCATAGCCCGTGTGGCCTTTCAGAACCCCGAGGCCACCCTGCGTCGGTGCTGCCATCTGGCGGTGGTGAACCATGGGGCCCACAGCCTCCTCTCCAAGATACTCCAGCAGCTCTCAGGGCTGAGGGGCGGTGACCCCGGTTGCACAGAGGGGACAGGCAGCTCTGCGGGGAGCTTACTGTGCAGTTGTCTTCAAGATACTGCCATGACTAAACTGTCCTCGGCTAAGGAGGAGGACCAGTTCCTGCACTTCCTGGTTGCACTTATGCAGCCGAGCATTTCGGAGAGCTCAGAGAGGGGCCAGAGTTTCCTGCACCCTGAAGAGGTTGTGTGTGCCTTCGTCCTGcctcacctctccccctcctctggcTATAGCACCTGCAGCCTGGAGCTGTGCCTGCGTTTGCTCCACTCTGCCTTTTCTCTGGAATCCCAGGATCCATCTCCACACTGGGTCATGAACTGCTCCCCGTTCCCCCTCCTCTACGTCCTCTGCCAGATTCTGAACGAGGGCTGCAGGTGCTGGGAGCTTCCTGTAGAGGGCGCACCCCGTCACTTATCCATGGAGTCCAAGGAGATGCTTGTCACTGTGCTCACTGCACTGGGCAAGGTGGTGGGACGGGAGGTGGCCTCAGCCCCCAACACCTGGTCCAGAGCCCTCTTCTGGCTCTACAATAAAGTGGAGGCCCTGGACTGGACTGTTCGCTTCCATCTGAAGGTAGTGTGGGGAGATCACTTCAAAAACGAGGTGCCGTCCTCATTGTTGGCTGTGTGCGAGCTGCCGGAGCAGGAGTGGTCTGGCCTAAAGTTGGCCCAGTATGGGCAGGGCACAGGACTGCTGGCGTGGATGGAGTGCTGCGCTCTCTCTGACGAGGTTCAGGACACCATGCTGACCTCTCTGGCTCTGGACCAGCACCGGCCCGACGACGTCAACATGTTCAGCAAAGGCCTGCTGGTGGCCGTGACACAGACCCTACCCTGGTGCACCGTCGCCGAGTGGGGCAGGCTGCTGAGAGCCATGCGAGAGCTGCTCCGCTCAGGCCGGCTCCACGTGCCTTACTCTCTGGAGTATGTGGACTTTCTCCCCCTGCTGGACCTGCGGGCCTTCTCCTGCGAGCTGCGTCTGTCCGTGCTACTGCTGCGTGTCCTCCAGCTGCTCTGCGGCTCCAGCTGCAAGGACTGGCTGCCCTGCCAGGGCTGGGCCCACGTGGGGCGGCTGTACGCCAGCGCCACAAGGGAGCTCATAGACTCCCTGAGGGGAAAGCTGTCGCCGTCTTCCTCCAACACCTCACCCAAAGACCCAAAGGAAGAGAGGTTAGCTACCACCACCGCCAGCCAGGAGGTGCTGTTTGTACTGAGCCAGCTCTTCTGCCATGTTCAGCACGTTCAGGTGATGATGCCCGGCGGGCAGTGCGAGTCTCTGTTCCTGTGTGCCCTGGAGATCCTGACCCACTACGAGGCAGTGCTGGCCGCACACCCCAGCAGCAGCTCCCACCTGGAGACCGAGAACACTCGCCACTTCTTCACCACCATCACAGACAACCTGGAGAGCGCCGAGATGAAGGCCGTGTTGCATCAGAAAATTGCTCAGCTGTCATCTTCAGGTTGA